A single Phytohabitans houttuyneae DNA region contains:
- a CDS encoding sugar ABC transporter substrate-binding protein: MKPRSIAATAAVLLSAAALLSACGGDDTTGADGGSKAAVVGVDYPRSDTDFWNSYIKYTPQFATELGLDLKTTNSQNDVAKLTSNVQSFISQGVKGIAMAPQDTAAIAPALQSLASKKIPVVTIDTRPDQGEVFMVVRADNRAYGEKACHFLGTKLKGAGKVVMLQGDLASINGRDRTEAFNDCMKKSYPGITVFGEATNWDGALASQKLQIRLTEHPDIKGVYMQSSFALAGTLQLLKQRGLLAPPSDPKHVFVVSNDGIPKELQDIAAGNIDATVSQPADLYAKYALQYLKAAIEGKTFQPGPTDHDSTIIQVRDGVLEDQLSAPLVTADGAEYGGVPSLKPDDKSLWGNNIG; the protein is encoded by the coding sequence ATGAAACCGAGAAGCATCGCCGCGACCGCGGCAGTCCTGTTGTCCGCCGCAGCGTTGCTGAGCGCGTGCGGCGGCGACGATACGACGGGTGCCGACGGCGGCAGCAAGGCAGCAGTGGTCGGCGTCGACTACCCGCGCTCCGACACCGACTTTTGGAACTCGTACATCAAGTACACCCCGCAGTTCGCCACCGAGCTGGGGCTGGATCTGAAGACCACCAACTCGCAGAACGACGTGGCGAAGCTGACCTCGAACGTGCAGTCGTTCATCAGCCAGGGCGTCAAGGGCATCGCGATGGCACCGCAGGACACCGCCGCCATCGCACCGGCGCTGCAGTCGCTGGCGTCCAAGAAGATTCCGGTCGTCACCATCGACACCCGCCCGGACCAGGGCGAGGTCTTCATGGTCGTCCGGGCGGACAACCGCGCCTACGGCGAGAAGGCGTGCCACTTCCTCGGCACCAAGCTCAAGGGCGCCGGCAAGGTTGTCATGCTGCAGGGCGATCTGGCATCGATCAACGGCCGCGACCGCACCGAGGCGTTCAACGACTGCATGAAGAAGAGCTACCCGGGCATCACGGTCTTCGGTGAGGCGACAAACTGGGACGGCGCGCTCGCCTCGCAGAAGCTGCAGATCCGGCTGACCGAGCACCCGGACATCAAGGGTGTGTACATGCAGTCGAGCTTCGCCCTGGCCGGCACGCTCCAGCTGCTCAAGCAGCGCGGCCTGCTCGCACCGCCGAGCGACCCGAAGCACGTCTTCGTCGTCTCCAACGACGGCATCCCGAAGGAGCTGCAGGACATCGCCGCCGGCAACATCGACGCCACCGTCTCCCAGCCCGCCGACCTCTACGCGAAGTACGCGCTCCAGTACCTGAAGGCCGCGATCGAGGGCAAGACCTTCCAGCCTGGCCCGACCGACCACGACAGCACCATCATCCAGGTACGCGACGGCGTGCTCGAAGACCAGCTCTCCGCACCCCTGGTCACCGCGGACGGCGCGGAGTACGGCGGTGTGCCGAGCCTCAAGCCCGACGACAAGTCCCTGTGGGGCAACAACATCGGCTAG
- a CDS encoding ATP-binding cassette domain-containing protein — MAGAGGSGKTEVAETIVGLRTPDAGTITVDGQSPRPGHVSAALASGVGFVPQDRHHQGLVANMSIADNTTMTIPERLGTAGFLSTRRRDAVANTLIDALAIKTPGPDLPVSGLSGGNQQKVVMARALANDPKVLVLITPTAGVDVRSKEFLLDKVDQVATAGTGVIVASDELDDLRICDRVLVVFQGRIVAELPSGWRDHDVVAAMEGLTVDA; from the coding sequence CTGGCGGGCGCCGGTGGGAGCGGCAAGACGGAGGTGGCCGAGACGATCGTCGGACTCCGCACGCCCGACGCGGGCACGATCACCGTCGACGGCCAGTCGCCGCGGCCGGGTCACGTCAGCGCCGCCCTCGCCAGCGGCGTCGGGTTCGTGCCGCAGGACCGTCACCACCAAGGCCTGGTGGCGAACATGTCGATCGCCGACAACACCACCATGACGATCCCCGAACGGCTCGGCACGGCCGGCTTTCTCAGCACACGCCGGCGTGACGCGGTCGCCAACACGTTGATCGACGCCCTCGCCATCAAGACGCCCGGACCCGACCTGCCGGTCTCCGGGCTCTCCGGCGGCAACCAGCAGAAGGTCGTCATGGCACGCGCCCTCGCCAACGACCCCAAGGTGCTGGTGCTCATCACGCCCACCGCGGGTGTGGACGTGCGGTCGAAGGAGTTCCTCCTCGACAAGGTCGACCAGGTCGCGACAGCCGGTACCGGCGTCATCGTGGCTTCCGACGAGCTCGACGACCTCCGTATCTGCGATCGCGTCCTGGTGGTCTTCCAGGGGCGGATCGTCGCCGAACTGCCCAGCGGCTGGCGAGACCACGACGTTGTCGCCGCGATGGAAGGACTGACCGTCGATGCCTAA
- a CDS encoding ABC transporter permease, with protein sequence MPKTMTAAAAVPDGSAVAAGPPPRRPLGRLALARLRDLALVPAIALIAVVGQLVNPVFLQPDNLINIAQTMSEVALLVLAQTIVLVAGKMDLSLESTFGLAPGVAAWMTVAVGAGHGTGLLSGAWAIPITLLVGALIGIANAALIVRFGLHGFIVTLGMLIVLRGLLTGISGGQTFFNLPESMMYLGTAVWLGVPASIWICVALFAAGIVLLGYTGFGRSLYAIGGNVDAAKAAGIRTDRVLWIALIGASVLAALGGLLLSGRLASVAASQGNGAIFTVFAAAVIGGVSLNGGKGTMFGAFTGILLLFMIQNVLTLAGVPAQWIGALNGAIILIALVVSRITGGKAQE encoded by the coding sequence ATGCCTAAGACCATGACCGCCGCGGCCGCCGTTCCTGACGGCTCCGCGGTCGCAGCCGGGCCACCGCCTCGCCGGCCGCTGGGGAGGCTCGCCCTCGCGCGGCTACGAGACCTCGCCCTGGTACCGGCGATCGCACTCATCGCCGTGGTCGGGCAGCTCGTCAACCCGGTGTTCCTCCAGCCCGACAACCTCATCAACATCGCACAGACCATGTCCGAGGTCGCGTTGCTGGTGCTCGCGCAGACGATCGTCCTGGTCGCGGGCAAGATGGACCTGTCACTGGAGTCCACCTTCGGGCTCGCGCCGGGCGTCGCCGCGTGGATGACCGTTGCCGTCGGCGCGGGCCACGGCACCGGACTGCTGTCCGGTGCCTGGGCGATCCCGATCACCCTCCTGGTCGGGGCGCTCATCGGCATCGCGAACGCGGCACTGATCGTCCGGTTCGGGCTGCACGGGTTCATCGTGACGCTGGGCATGCTCATCGTCCTGCGTGGCCTGCTCACCGGGATCTCCGGCGGGCAGACCTTCTTCAACCTGCCCGAGTCGATGATGTACCTGGGCACCGCCGTCTGGCTCGGCGTCCCGGCGTCGATCTGGATCTGTGTCGCCCTCTTCGCGGCCGGGATCGTGCTGCTCGGATACACCGGGTTCGGCCGCTCCCTCTACGCGATCGGCGGCAACGTCGACGCGGCCAAAGCGGCGGGCATCCGCACCGACCGCGTGCTGTGGATCGCCCTGATCGGCGCGAGTGTGCTCGCCGCGCTGGGCGGCCTGCTGCTGTCCGGCCGGCTCGCCTCGGTCGCAGCCTCCCAAGGCAACGGCGCCATCTTCACCGTCTTCGCCGCCGCAGTCATCGGTGGTGTCAGCCTCAACGGCGGCAAGGGCACGATGTTCGGCGCGTTCACCGGGATCCTGCTGCTCTTCATGATCCAGAACGTGCTGACACTCGCCGGCGTGCCGGCGCAGTGGATCGGCGCACTGAACGGGGCGATCATCCTCATCGCGCTCGTCGTCTCCCGCATCACCGGCGGCAAGGCACAGGAGTGA
- a CDS encoding amidohydrolase family protein, giving the protein MPGDIIDAHHHLWNRERFPQPWIDPASMAAIDADFEPADLALEAKPSGVTGTVVVQTIHSEAETIDLLAVAARSELIRGVVGWVDLTTPGVADRIRRLQGGPGGGKLVGIRHLVQGEPDPAFLEYDTIRRALAAVADAGLVFDLVIRHHQLPAAIRLVESLPQVAFVLDHLGKPPLATGDLREWADHLRTLAQLPNISAKLSGLATEANWSSWRPADLAPAVSQALETFGPSRLMFGSDWPVCLLATTYQGWIDVVRGLLAGCDEREQDQIWRQTAQRVYQLAASDR; this is encoded by the coding sequence ATGCCCGGAGACATCATCGACGCGCACCACCATCTGTGGAACCGCGAGCGCTTTCCCCAACCCTGGATCGACCCGGCGAGCATGGCCGCGATCGACGCCGACTTCGAACCGGCGGATCTCGCCTTGGAAGCCAAGCCGTCCGGCGTCACGGGTACCGTCGTCGTGCAGACGATCCACTCCGAAGCTGAGACGATCGACCTGCTCGCCGTCGCGGCACGCAGCGAGCTGATCAGGGGAGTAGTCGGCTGGGTCGACCTCACCACCCCCGGCGTCGCCGACCGCATCCGCCGCCTCCAGGGCGGACCCGGCGGCGGCAAGCTGGTCGGCATCCGCCACCTCGTGCAGGGCGAGCCCGACCCGGCCTTTCTGGAGTACGACACCATCCGCCGCGCCCTGGCCGCGGTCGCGGATGCCGGCCTCGTCTTCGACCTGGTGATCCGGCACCATCAGCTGCCCGCGGCCATCCGTCTCGTGGAAAGCCTTCCACAGGTCGCGTTCGTCCTCGACCACCTGGGCAAGCCGCCGCTGGCCACCGGTGACCTGCGAGAGTGGGCCGACCACCTTCGCACGTTGGCCCAGCTGCCGAACATCTCCGCGAAGCTTTCCGGTCTGGCGACGGAGGCGAACTGGTCGTCGTGGCGGCCGGCCGATCTGGCACCGGCGGTGTCCCAGGCGCTCGAGACCTTCGGGCCCAGCCGCCTCATGTTCGGCTCCGACTGGCCGGTCTGCCTGCTCGCCACCACCTATCAAGGCTGGATCGACGTCGTGCGCGGGCTGCTCGCCGGCTGCGACGAGCGCGAGCAGGACCAGATCTGGCGACAGACCGCGCAGCGGGTCTACCAGCTCGCGGCCTCCGACCGGTAG
- a CDS encoding glycoside hydrolase family 68 protein, producing MLRLPDHWVWDSWYAQDDSGAWHAFFLRASRALLDPERRHHRATIGHAVSDDLRSWRLLPDALVAADAPAWDDLATWTGCTVRGPDARWYMFYTGVSRAERGLVQRVGLAVSDDLITWHRHGTEPLVEADPTWYELLDPTAWYEQAWRDPWVFADPDGDGWHMLLTARARTGPAEGRGVIGHATSPDLLTWTVQPPLSTPAGFGHLEVPQVAVVDGQPLLLFCTNAGAVEDRVWVVPGAGVTGHWDVASAQPFPHPHLYAPRLVPYGRDGWGVIGFVDRVDGAFVGELSDPIPVGYHPAAGLVARTPDGTPDQALLWSSSQRSAVPSS from the coding sequence ATGCTTCGACTCCCCGACCACTGGGTGTGGGACAGCTGGTACGCGCAGGACGACAGCGGCGCCTGGCACGCCTTCTTCCTGCGCGCCTCCCGAGCCCTGCTCGACCCCGAGCGCCGGCATCACCGTGCCACGATCGGCCACGCCGTCTCCGACGACCTGCGCTCGTGGCGCCTGCTGCCGGACGCCCTTGTCGCGGCCGACGCACCGGCCTGGGATGACCTGGCCACCTGGACCGGTTGCACGGTCCGCGGGCCGGACGCGCGGTGGTACATGTTCTACACCGGGGTCAGCCGGGCCGAACGTGGCCTGGTCCAACGGGTCGGGCTCGCGGTCTCGGACGACCTGATCACCTGGCACCGGCACGGCACCGAACCCTTGGTCGAGGCCGACCCGACCTGGTACGAACTGCTCGACCCGACCGCCTGGTACGAGCAGGCATGGCGCGACCCATGGGTTTTCGCCGACCCGGACGGCGACGGCTGGCACATGCTGCTGACCGCACGCGCCCGCACCGGGCCGGCCGAGGGGCGCGGTGTCATCGGGCACGCGACCTCACCGGACCTGCTCACGTGGACTGTCCAACCCCCACTGTCCACTCCGGCCGGCTTCGGCCACCTCGAGGTACCTCAGGTCGCTGTGGTCGACGGCCAGCCGCTGCTGCTCTTCTGCACCAACGCCGGTGCGGTCGAGGACCGCGTGTGGGTGGTGCCGGGTGCCGGCGTCACCGGTCACTGGGACGTGGCGTCCGCGCAGCCGTTCCCGCACCCGCACCTCTACGCGCCCCGCCTCGTCCCGTACGGCCGCGACGGTTGGGGTGTCATCGGTTTCGTCGACCGTGTGGACGGCGCGTTCGTCGGCGAGCTCAGCGACCCCATCCCGGTCGGGTACCACCCGGCGGCGGGACTGGTGGCCCGCACGCCGGATGGCACTCCCGATCAGGCTTTGCTCTGGTCGAGCAGCCAGCGCAGCGCCGTACCGTCCTCATAG
- a CDS encoding LacI family DNA-binding transcriptional regulator produces the protein MGHKRATLADVARRAGLSKTAASMVLNGREGTRLSAEAHQRVFAAAEELGYRPNVAARSLRTRKTATIAFVSDIVATTRFAGDLIRGALDAAREHDHVLLIAETQGDVAFEQYAIDAMLDRQVDGVIYAAMATRRLTVPPALLAGPVVLLNATSPEGLPCVLPDDERAGRTAAGALLDKGHRDRIAIIGRNRLKETDPEVSLAAGARLRGIHDALDEAGTSVHREVSCPDWLPEHGYAAMRTLLRRPDRPTAVVCMNDRLAFGAYQALADAGLSVPQDVSVVSFDDDPIAAWLRPGLSTVALPHETMGRRAVELLLDGRAAGPTVVPMSLRRRRSIASPA, from the coding sequence ATGGGGCACAAGCGAGCGACCCTCGCGGACGTGGCACGCCGTGCCGGGCTGTCCAAGACCGCGGCGTCGATGGTGCTCAACGGGCGCGAGGGCACCCGCCTGTCCGCCGAAGCGCACCAGCGGGTGTTCGCCGCGGCCGAGGAGCTCGGCTACCGGCCGAACGTGGCCGCGCGGAGCCTGCGCACCCGCAAGACCGCCACCATCGCGTTCGTCTCCGACATCGTCGCCACCACCCGGTTCGCCGGCGACCTCATCCGCGGCGCGCTGGACGCCGCCCGCGAGCACGACCACGTGCTGCTCATCGCCGAGACCCAGGGCGACGTCGCCTTCGAGCAGTACGCGATAGACGCGATGCTGGACCGCCAGGTCGACGGGGTCATCTACGCCGCGATGGCCACCCGCCGCCTCACCGTCCCGCCCGCCCTGCTCGCCGGCCCTGTGGTGCTGCTCAACGCCACGAGCCCGGAAGGCCTGCCCTGCGTGCTTCCCGACGACGAGCGCGCCGGGCGCACCGCGGCCGGCGCGCTGCTGGACAAGGGCCACCGGGACCGGATCGCGATCATCGGCCGAAACCGGCTCAAGGAGACCGATCCCGAGGTGTCACTGGCCGCCGGCGCCCGGCTGCGCGGCATCCACGACGCACTCGACGAGGCCGGCACGAGCGTCCACCGCGAGGTCTCCTGCCCCGACTGGCTGCCCGAGCACGGCTACGCCGCCATGCGGACCCTGCTGCGCAGGCCGGACCGGCCCACCGCGGTCGTCTGCATGAACGACCGCCTCGCGTTCGGCGCATACCAGGCGCTTGCCGACGCCGGGCTGAGCGTGCCGCAGGACGTCTCGGTCGTCTCGTTCGACGACGACCCGATCGCCGCGTGGCTGCGCCCGGGCCTGTCCACCGTCGCCCTGCCCCACGAGACGATGGGCCGCCGCGCCGTGGAACTGCTCCTGGACGGCCGCGCCGCCGGACCCACCGTCGTCCCGATGTCGTTGCGCAGGCGCCGGTCCATCGCGTCGCCGGCCTGA
- a CDS encoding ABC transporter substrate-binding protein, with protein MPEDTAKRLSRRGVVLAAPVMALVMAAAACSAPGAEEPASGPASGTVSTELGSEQITLEMYAETGFPLAKALADEFTKQHPNVKFNVREDQFTVIVENAPRVLASDSAPDIIRLPTMVDLVKDGLLKNLDPYFTAYGWDKFPASQLVQLRVAEGGRPRGSGSLYAMGLGYSVTGVFYNKQLAQRVGMTQPPATVAEFEQLLAKAKAANVQPIMQFNKNTAGINFPTRHCRTSSATRPRSPTGSSRSRAPRSTHRPR; from the coding sequence ATGCCTGAAGACACAGCAAAGCGCCTGTCGCGGCGCGGCGTGGTACTCGCCGCACCGGTGATGGCCCTGGTTATGGCGGCCGCGGCGTGCAGTGCGCCCGGCGCCGAAGAGCCGGCGTCAGGGCCGGCCAGCGGCACGGTAAGCACCGAGCTCGGCAGCGAGCAGATCACGCTGGAGATGTACGCCGAGACCGGCTTCCCGCTGGCCAAGGCCCTCGCCGACGAGTTCACCAAACAGCACCCGAACGTGAAGTTCAACGTCCGCGAGGACCAGTTCACGGTCATCGTGGAGAACGCGCCACGCGTGCTCGCCTCGGACAGCGCGCCGGACATCATCCGCCTGCCCACGATGGTCGACCTGGTCAAGGACGGCCTGTTGAAGAACCTCGACCCGTACTTCACCGCGTACGGCTGGGACAAGTTTCCCGCCTCCCAGCTCGTGCAGCTGCGGGTCGCCGAGGGCGGGCGGCCGCGCGGCAGCGGCTCGCTCTACGCGATGGGGCTCGGGTACAGCGTTACCGGCGTCTTCTACAACAAGCAGCTCGCCCAGAGGGTGGGCATGACGCAGCCGCCGGCAACAGTCGCCGAGTTCGAACAGCTGCTGGCCAAGGCGAAGGCGGCCAACGTGCAGCCCATCATGCAGTTCAACAAGAACACGGCGGGTATCAACTTCCCCACCAGGCACTGCAGAACCAGTTCGGCGACCCGGCCCAGATCGCCGACTGGATCTTCCAGAAGCCGGGCGCCACGTTCGACACACCGGCCGCGCTGA
- a CDS encoding carbohydrate ABC transporter permease: MTAPAVRARRRRWARTARWSGWLWVLPALLMYAVFVLRPLALTFQYSLYHWNGIGVARWAGLSNYVTVFTDRDLLKIIGNAFILIIFFSFIPVGLGLLVATLVRRITTGVFGTTVRTILFLPQVIPLVAAGIAWSWLLSSNGLVNQLLRGIGLGGLTRAWLGEFDTALPAVGVIGAWVLLGLCTILLVTGMSKIDPALYEAARLDGAGPVREFLAVTLPSLRQEIGVCLTVTVIAALASFDIVYIATGGGPGLQTTVPGLEIYRLAFAQRQVGLASALGVVLMALVLLCVLPIQRLTREDKG; this comes from the coding sequence GTGACCGCACCAGCCGTGCGGGCCCGCCGACGCCGGTGGGCCCGCACGGCCCGGTGGAGCGGGTGGCTCTGGGTGCTGCCCGCACTGCTCATGTACGCGGTATTCGTGCTGCGGCCGCTCGCGCTGACGTTCCAGTACTCGCTCTACCACTGGAACGGCATCGGCGTGGCGCGCTGGGCGGGCCTGTCCAACTACGTCACGGTCTTCACCGACCGCGACCTGCTGAAGATCATCGGAAACGCGTTCATCCTGATCATCTTCTTCAGCTTCATCCCGGTCGGCCTCGGCCTGCTGGTCGCCACCCTGGTACGGCGGATCACCACCGGCGTGTTCGGCACCACGGTGCGTACCATCCTCTTCCTGCCTCAGGTGATCCCGCTGGTTGCCGCCGGCATCGCCTGGAGCTGGCTGCTGTCGTCGAACGGCCTGGTCAACCAGCTGCTGCGAGGCATCGGCCTGGGCGGGCTGACGCGGGCGTGGCTCGGCGAGTTCGACACCGCGCTGCCGGCGGTCGGCGTGATCGGCGCCTGGGTGCTGCTCGGTTTGTGCACGATCCTGCTGGTCACCGGCATGAGCAAGATCGACCCAGCGCTGTACGAGGCGGCCCGGCTCGACGGCGCCGGTCCGGTCCGCGAGTTCCTCGCCGTCACGCTGCCCAGCCTGCGCCAGGAGATCGGTGTGTGCCTGACCGTCACCGTGATCGCCGCGCTGGCCAGCTTCGACATCGTCTACATCGCCACCGGCGGCGGCCCCGGCCTGCAGACCACCGTGCCTGGCCTGGAGATCTACCGGCTCGCCTTCGCCCAGCGCCAGGTCGGCCTCGCCTCCGCCCTCGGCGTGGTGCTCATGGCGCTGGTGCTGCTGTGCGTGCTGCCGATCCAGCGGCTGACGAGGGAGGACAAGGGATGA
- a CDS encoding carbohydrate ABC transporter permease has translation MNLSRREQLTGRLFLIALVLVTLLPFVSMLSAALQPRGTVPTGLAWPSDPQWGNFVDAFDVANMSALLRSSLLIVAGVVPVAVLIATMAGFGLGHLRVPGGRFAFLLFLLGLTLPFEAVITPIYYQVRDFGLLNTRWAIILPLIGLYMPFAVFWMRAHFVNVPQELADAARVDGSNTWQLFWRVQVPLARPAIASLTILLFLWTWNQFLLAIVLVDDPAKRTMAGALGAFQGQWGTDQVLLCAGSLLILTPTLIVFLIFQRQFIKALLQGSLKG, from the coding sequence ATGAACCTGAGCCGACGCGAGCAGCTGACCGGCCGGCTGTTCCTCATCGCCCTGGTGCTCGTCACCTTGCTGCCGTTCGTCAGCATGCTGTCCGCGGCCCTGCAGCCGCGCGGCACGGTCCCCACCGGCCTGGCCTGGCCTTCGGACCCACAGTGGGGCAACTTCGTCGACGCGTTCGACGTCGCGAACATGTCCGCACTGCTGCGCTCCAGCCTGCTCATCGTCGCCGGCGTCGTACCGGTGGCGGTGCTGATCGCCACGATGGCCGGCTTCGGCCTCGGCCACCTGCGCGTGCCCGGCGGCCGGTTCGCCTTCCTGCTCTTCCTGCTCGGCCTCACGCTGCCGTTCGAGGCCGTGATCACGCCGATTTACTACCAGGTGCGCGACTTCGGCCTGCTCAACACCCGATGGGCGATCATCCTTCCGCTGATCGGCCTCTACATGCCGTTCGCCGTGTTCTGGATGCGTGCCCACTTCGTCAACGTCCCGCAGGAGCTCGCCGACGCCGCCCGCGTCGACGGCAGCAACACCTGGCAGCTCTTCTGGCGGGTGCAGGTGCCCCTCGCCCGGCCGGCCATCGCCTCGCTGACGATCCTGCTGTTCCTGTGGACGTGGAACCAGTTCCTGCTCGCGATCGTGCTCGTCGACGACCCGGCAAAACGCACGATGGCCGGCGCGCTCGGCGCCTTCCAGGGGCAATGGGGGACCGATCAGGTACTTCTGTGCGCCGGTTCGCTACTCATCCTCACCCCGACGCTCATCGTGTTCCTCATCTTCCAGCGCCAGTTCATCAAGGCACTGCTCCAGGGCTCGCTGAAGGGGTGA
- a CDS encoding serine/threonine protein kinase yields MISKEPLGPDADRRLRHELAILSRLSGLPGIAQLAAAPARPGAILLADVGGVSLGGTALPWRPVDLIALALSLGRAVAGMHQRGVMHTDISPTNILVSDKTREPWLIDFALATTFVQTRPDLTPTEIVGTLPYLAPELTGRTGRAVDQRADLYALGATLYETATGKPPFGAGDPLQLVHDHLARVPVPPAEVNPAIPGSLSAIIMHLLEKEPDNRYQTAEGLIHDLVRVREGSAEHLHIGERDFPLRLRPPSRIVGRDSEIDALAAAFEASKVGNCPGLLVGGAPGVGKTSLIEQLRPLVAASGGWFVSGKFDQYRRDLEFDGVHQAFRALGRLLLALPEDELAEVRGRILRALGHGAGLATAVTPELATLLRVEPERGDPLTAEARAQRNSLEILRAVASRERPVVFVVDDLQWAGRTPVGFVEMVLGGHEKVDGLLLVSAYREPEADHPLAALISRWQREKTGPARLWLGDLSATSLATLVADMLRMEVDEVAPSPSPSCGAPAATRTRRWSCSTRCGATGCCGPRTRAGSGTRPRCAAQPGRWTCPTCSPRGSRRCRRRPAACWSS; encoded by the coding sequence GTGATCAGTAAGGAACCGCTGGGTCCGGACGCCGACCGCCGCCTGCGGCACGAGCTCGCCATCCTGAGCCGGCTGTCAGGGCTTCCAGGCATCGCGCAGCTGGCGGCGGCGCCGGCGCGACCCGGAGCCATCCTGCTGGCGGACGTCGGCGGTGTCTCGCTGGGCGGCACGGCGCTGCCCTGGCGTCCGGTCGACCTGATCGCCCTCGCGCTGAGCCTCGGGCGGGCGGTCGCGGGGATGCATCAGCGAGGCGTGATGCACACGGACATCAGCCCGACGAACATCCTCGTCAGCGATAAGACCCGGGAGCCGTGGCTGATCGATTTCGCCCTGGCGACGACGTTCGTGCAGACTCGTCCGGATCTCACCCCGACTGAGATCGTGGGCACCCTGCCCTATCTGGCGCCAGAGCTCACCGGCCGCACCGGCCGGGCCGTCGACCAGCGCGCCGACCTGTACGCACTCGGCGCCACGCTGTACGAGACGGCGACCGGCAAGCCGCCGTTCGGAGCCGGAGACCCGCTGCAGCTGGTACATGATCATCTTGCCCGCGTGCCGGTGCCGCCGGCAGAGGTAAACCCGGCCATCCCAGGCTCCCTTTCCGCGATCATCATGCACCTGCTGGAAAAGGAACCGGACAACCGCTACCAAACCGCCGAAGGGCTGATCCACGACCTGGTGCGGGTGCGCGAGGGCTCGGCCGAGCACCTGCACATCGGGGAGCGGGACTTCCCGCTGCGCCTGCGGCCACCCTCGCGCATCGTCGGGCGAGACAGCGAGATCGACGCGCTGGCCGCGGCGTTCGAGGCGAGCAAGGTCGGCAACTGTCCGGGACTGCTCGTCGGCGGTGCCCCCGGCGTGGGCAAGACGTCGCTGATCGAACAGCTGCGACCCCTCGTCGCGGCCAGCGGTGGTTGGTTCGTGTCCGGCAAGTTCGACCAGTACCGCCGCGACCTCGAGTTCGACGGCGTCCATCAGGCCTTCCGGGCGCTGGGCCGGCTGCTGCTCGCCTTGCCCGAAGACGAGCTTGCCGAGGTCCGCGGCCGCATCCTGCGGGCACTGGGACACGGCGCGGGTCTTGCCACGGCGGTCACGCCCGAGCTGGCGACGCTGCTGCGGGTGGAGCCGGAGCGGGGCGACCCGCTGACCGCCGAGGCGCGGGCACAGCGCAACTCGCTGGAGATCCTGCGCGCTGTGGCGTCCCGCGAGCGGCCCGTCGTGTTCGTCGTCGACGACCTGCAGTGGGCTGGCCGGACGCCGGTCGGCTTCGTCGAGATGGTGCTCGGCGGGCACGAGAAAGTGGACGGACTTCTGCTGGTCAGCGCCTACCGGGAGCCGGAAGCCGACCACCCCTTGGCCGCCCTGATCTCCCGGTGGCAGCGGGAAAAGACCGGTCCGGCCCGGCTGTGGCTCGGCGACCTGAGCGCCACGAGCCTCGCGACGCTGGTGGCCGACATGCTGCGGATGGAGGTCGACGAGGTCGCCCCCTCGCCGAGTCCCTCCTGCGGCGCACCGGCGGCAACCCGTACGAGACGGTGGAGCTGCTCAACTCGCTGCGGCGCGACGGGGTGCTGTGGCCCGCGGACAAGGGCTGGGAGTGGGACCCGTCCGCGTTGCGCGGCGCAGCCGGGCCGGTGGACCTGCCCGACCTGTTCACCACGCGGGTCGCGGCGCTGCCGCCGGAGACCCGCGGCCTGCTGGAGCTCATGA